A single region of the Xiphophorus maculatus strain JP 163 A chromosome 3, X_maculatus-5.0-male, whole genome shotgun sequence genome encodes:
- the LOC102238401 gene encoding tumor necrosis factor receptor superfamily member 16-like: MRLIVISAVLLLKVTLGKGCASGKYTESGHCCNLCPAGYGLEETCGKENTKCLPCLPGTFSPSEGLDSCLPCSTCPSGVPMLASCSATQDTQCECDVGFYFLRGFGLCAPCSRCRPGHGVVRECRPQGDTLCQKCGPGTFSEEDFNIKPCQACSQCSDEEVEIQSCMHNFDTLCMDKKLHIGPAGADGALNIPNGAVMEENEEEDGSPAPGPSKFTPQDEGGSNNILVYVSVLAAVVLGLLVYVAYKCWRSCKQKKALSKARVAELAASPEGEKLQSDSGVFLDSYSLQDNQPSKGTKRDSKLDNRLYVNLPPHKQEEVERLLQEASGRGWRHLGAALGYEPEQLDLFGRGEAPAHTLLSNWAQREGSALGLLSSALNRIERPDVVTALNSTQQGVSVV, from the exons ATGAGATTGATTGTCATCTCTGCGGTTCTGCTGTTGAAA GTTACTCTTGGAAAGGGTTGTGCTAGTGGGAAGTACACCGAGTCGGGACATTGTTGCAATTTGTGTCCAGCTGGTTATGGATTGGAGGAAACGTGTGGAAAGGAAAATACCAAATGTCTACCATGTCTGCCAG GAACATTTTCACCATCCGAAGGCCTCGACTCTTGCCTTCCATGTAGCACCTGTCCGTCTGGTGTGCCCATGCTGGCGTCCTGTTCGGCAACCCAGGACACGCAATGCGAGTGTGACGTTGGCTTCTACTTTCTGAGAGGCTTTGGTCTATGCGCACCCTGTTCCAGGTGCAGGCCAGGTCACGGGGTTGTCCGGGAGTGCAGGCCTCAAGGAGACACGCTTTGCCAGAAGTGTGGCCCGGGAACCTTCTCAGAGGAGGATTTCAACATCAAACCCTGCCAGGCTTGCAGTCAGTGCTCTGATGAAGAAGTGGAGATCCAATCCTGTATGCACAACTTTGACACACTCTGCATGG ATAAGAAGCTGCACATTGGCCCTGCTGGTGCCGATGGGGCCTTGAATATTCCTAATGGGGCGGTGATGGAGGAAAATGAGGAGGAAGACGGCAGCCCCGCACCAGGACCGTCCAAGTTTACACCGCAGGATGAGGGTGGCAGCAACAACATTCTCGTCTACGTGTCTGTTCTGGCTGCTGTGGTGCTGGGCTTGTTGGTTTATGTGGCTTATAAATG TTGGAGGTCGTGCAAACAGAAGAAGGCCCTCTCCAAGGCACGTGTGGCAGAGCTGGCAGCATCTCCAGAAGGAGAAAAGCTCCAAAGTGACAGCggtgtttttctggactcttaCAGCCTGCAGGACAACCAGCCCAGTAAAG GTACCAAGAGAGACAGCAAACTCGACAACCGTCTGTACGTCAACTTGCCGCCGCACAAACAGGAGGAGGTGGAGCGCCTCCTGCAAGAGGCAAGCGGCCGTGGATGGAGGCACCTTGGTGCAGCGCTGGGCTACGAACCGGAACAGCTGGACCTGTTCGGACGCGGCGAGGCCCCGGCACACACGCTCCTGTCTAACTGGGCCCAGAGAGAGGGCTCCGCTCTGGGACTGCTGAGCTCGGCACTGAACCGCATCGAGAGACCCGATGTGGTGACCGCCCTTAACAGCACACAGCAGGGTGTTTCTGTGGTGTGA